From one Coffea eugenioides isolate CCC68of chromosome 11, Ceug_1.0, whole genome shotgun sequence genomic stretch:
- the LOC113753176 gene encoding E3 ubiquitin-protein ligase RING1-like: protein MSSAGVTVADGGPQLYFCHQCNRTVTIIPSPTSDLICPTCHSGFVEEFENPNNAYPNPAYSPDPFFSSDPVGSFLQDLFVGPQRNPGSLFTGSRVSGRRSQYGAEDFDPFAYIVNHVLARRNAGEQFHFMFGDDHAGIEGFQFPGSIGDYFLGPGFEQLIQQLAENDPNRYGTPPASKTAVEGLPDVKVDEGMMKSELAQCAVCKDDFELGVLVKQMPCKHVYHKDCILPWLELHNSCPVCRYELPTDDPDYESRERSGSGDSNASSSGSGSSGGNSQGQRRVERVLTLPWSLLLGAFGSTGHTGGSDSSRQPQNRDSN, encoded by the coding sequence ATGTCTTCCGCCGGGGTTACGGTCGCCGACGGCGGCCCTCAGCTCTACTTCTGCCACCAGTGCAACCGCACCGTCACCATCATTCCTTCCCCTACTTCCGATCTGATCTGCCCCACTTGCCACTCTGGCTTCGTCGAAGAATTTGAAAACCCTAATAATGCTTACCCTAATCCTGCCTATTCTCCCGACCCGTTTTTCTCCTCCGATCCGGTGGGGTCATTCTTGCAAGACCTCTTCGTCGGCCCGCAGCGAAACCCCGGTAGTTTGTTTACCGGGTCTCGGGTTTCGGGTCGAAGATCTCAATACGGGGCAGAAGATTTTGACCCTTTTGCTTACATTGTTAATCACGTCTTGGCTCGTCGGAATGCCGGCGAACAATTCCATTTCATGTTTGGCGACGACCATGCTGGCATAGAAGGGTTTCAATTCCCGGGGAGTATTGGAGATTACTTTTTGGGGCCAGGGTTTGAGCAATTGATTCAGCAGTTGGCCGAGAACGACCCCAACCGATATGGGACGCCGCCAGCCTCGAAAACTGCGGTGGAGGGATTGCCGGATGTTAAGGTGGATGAGGGTATGATGAAATCGGAGCTGGCGCAATGCGCTGTTTGTAAAGATGATTTTGAGCTGGGTGTATTGGTCAAGCAGATGCCTTGTAAGCATGTTTACCACAAGGATTGCATACTTCCGTGGTTGGAATTGCATAATTCGTGCCCAGTTTGTCGGTATGAGTTGCCTACTGATGATCCAGACTATGAGAGCCGAGAGAGGAGTGGGTCAGGAGATTCGAACGCTTCTTCTTCAGGGTCTGGAAGTTCTGGTGGGAATTCGCAGGGGCAAAGGAGGGTAGAGAGAGTGCTTACACTTCCTTGGTCGTTGCTGCTTGGAGCTTTTGGGTCAACAGGCCATACTGGGGGATCAGATTCTAGCAGGCAGCCTCAGAACAGGGACTCCAATTAA